The following proteins are encoded in a genomic region of Elusimicrobiota bacterium:
- the pnp gene encoding polyribonucleotide nucleotidyltransferase, whose amino-acid sequence MHNPVEFAIEIGGKTILFQAGHVAQQANGAVMVTMGGTVVLSSVCASPNPKEGASFFPLTVDYRERNYAMGRIPGGFFRREGRPKESEILASRLTDRSLRPLFPEGFYHEVTVQSLVLSSDGENDADILTLLASSAALTMSDIPFSGPVACVRVARIGGEFVFNPTFAELETSDIEVVVSATKDAYIMVEGGAKIVPEEVILQALRTAQKPLERLCEIQDEIRKKIGKAKFSWTPFSWNAELKAAVTPEATPKVQAMLKKFLDKKSQDLELGSITKAFKAKLEAKFPDHVGQVGGVVHDIYYAEARAMLVNDGVRADGRKPDEIRNITCMTSVLPRTHGSAIFKRGQTQALVTVTLGTPKDTQQMEDLEGDYRERFLFHYNFPAFSVGEIRPDRGPGRREIGHGSLARRSLLPLVPKEEDFPYTVRVVSDILESNGSTSMASVCGGSLAMFDAGVPMEDHVAGIAMGLILENGRPIVLTDIMGLEDHLGDMDFKLAGTRNGVTGFQMDVKVPGLTFDILNQAVEQARHARLAILDKMIQALTHPRSSLSLYAPKMVVVSIPVEKIGALIGPGGKNIRRMSETYSVEIEVEDDGRVFLHAKEWESVEQAKREIEAMTQEPEIGKIYKGKVVSITDFGAFVEIMPGRDGLLHVSQMAEHPVNHPSDLYKEGDEVEVKIVDIDSMGKIRLSRKAILVPGSEFEDTRARRPDGGGDAPRRHDGPRGFGLRPPRFGGGHPRGGGGHRGGHGGGPRGGHGGGGHRGR is encoded by the coding sequence ATGCATAATCCAGTTGAATTCGCCATTGAAATCGGCGGGAAAACCATTCTATTCCAAGCCGGTCATGTGGCCCAGCAAGCCAACGGCGCCGTGATGGTCACCATGGGGGGAACCGTTGTTCTCTCTTCCGTCTGCGCTTCGCCTAATCCTAAAGAAGGAGCCAGCTTTTTTCCCTTGACCGTTGATTACCGGGAAAGAAATTACGCCATGGGCCGTATCCCCGGCGGTTTTTTCCGCAGGGAAGGCCGTCCGAAGGAGTCCGAAATTTTGGCTTCGCGCCTGACCGACCGGTCCTTGCGGCCGCTGTTTCCGGAAGGTTTTTACCATGAGGTTACCGTTCAGAGCCTGGTGCTTTCCTCAGACGGCGAAAACGACGCGGATATTCTGACGCTCTTAGCGTCTTCCGCGGCGTTGACCATGTCCGACATTCCCTTCAGCGGCCCCGTGGCCTGCGTGCGCGTGGCCAGAATCGGCGGGGAATTCGTGTTCAATCCGACTTTCGCCGAGTTGGAGACCAGCGATATCGAGGTCGTGGTTTCCGCGACGAAAGACGCTTATATTATGGTGGAGGGCGGAGCCAAAATCGTTCCCGAAGAAGTGATTTTGCAAGCCCTGCGCACGGCGCAGAAGCCGCTGGAACGGCTTTGCGAAATTCAGGATGAAATCAGGAAAAAAATCGGCAAGGCCAAGTTTTCTTGGACGCCGTTTTCTTGGAACGCGGAATTGAAAGCCGCCGTCACCCCTGAAGCTACGCCGAAGGTTCAGGCGATGCTCAAGAAGTTTTTGGATAAGAAGAGCCAGGATCTTGAATTAGGGTCCATCACCAAGGCGTTTAAAGCAAAGCTTGAGGCTAAATTTCCGGACCATGTCGGCCAGGTGGGCGGCGTCGTTCATGATATTTATTACGCCGAAGCCAGGGCCATGCTCGTCAACGACGGCGTGCGCGCCGACGGCAGAAAACCCGATGAAATCAGAAACATCACCTGTATGACTTCGGTTCTGCCCCGCACCCACGGGTCCGCCATCTTCAAGCGCGGACAAACCCAGGCGCTGGTGACCGTCACGTTGGGCACGCCCAAAGACACTCAGCAAATGGAAGATTTGGAAGGCGATTATCGAGAACGCTTCCTGTTCCATTACAATTTCCCCGCTTTTTCGGTCGGGGAGATCAGGCCTGATCGCGGCCCAGGACGGCGGGAAATCGGGCACGGGTCCTTGGCCCGGCGCTCTCTTTTGCCGTTGGTGCCCAAAGAAGAGGATTTTCCTTACACGGTCAGGGTCGTCTCCGATATTCTCGAATCAAACGGCTCGACTTCCATGGCCTCTGTTTGCGGAGGCTCATTAGCCATGTTCGACGCCGGCGTTCCGATGGAAGATCATGTCGCGGGCATCGCCATGGGGCTGATCCTGGAAAACGGCCGCCCGATCGTGTTGACGGACATTATGGGGCTTGAAGATCACTTGGGCGACATGGACTTCAAGCTCGCCGGAACAAGAAACGGCGTGACCGGTTTCCAGATGGACGTTAAAGTGCCGGGCTTGACCTTCGATATTCTCAATCAAGCGGTCGAACAGGCGCGCCACGCGCGTTTGGCGATTTTGGACAAAATGATCCAGGCGCTGACGCACCCGCGCTCCTCGCTTTCTTTATACGCGCCTAAGATGGTCGTCGTTTCCATCCCCGTTGAAAAAATCGGCGCGTTGATCGGCCCGGGCGGCAAAAATATCCGGCGCATGTCCGAGACTTATTCCGTTGAGATTGAAGTCGAGGACGACGGCCGGGTTTTCCTCCACGCCAAGGAGTGGGAATCCGTCGAACAGGCGAAGCGGGAAATTGAAGCCATGACCCAGGAGCCTGAGATCGGCAAAATTTACAAGGGCAAGGTGGTTTCGATCACCGACTTCGGCGCTTTCGTGGAGATTATGCCGGGCCGAGACGGCTTGCTCCATGTTTCCCAGATGGCGGAGCATCCCGTCAATCATCCCTCGGATCTCTATAAAGAAGGCGATGAGGTCGAGGTTAAAATCGTGGACATCGATTCCATGGGCAAAATCCGGCTTTCCAGAAAAGCCATTCTTGTTCCCGGCAGCGAATTTGAAGACACTCGCGCCCGGCGTCCCGACGGCGGCGGCGATGCGCCTCGCCGGCATGATGGGCCGCGCGGTTTCGGGTTAAGGCCCCCTCGGTTCGGGGGCGGTCATCCTCGAGGCGGCGGCGGGCATCGCGGAGGCCACGGCGGCGGACCCCGGGGAGGCCACGGCGGCGGCGGGCATCGCGGGCGGTGA
- a CDS encoding acetyl-CoA carboxylase biotin carboxyl carrier protein, whose amino-acid sequence MGSFLTQLELLYRRMIEAGVSKLELEIGPQEKLRLTRKGAQAPSASPAQAASAFSAAPASEIPGMKITAPLSGVFYRAPSPSSPMFVEEGSGVRPGDVLCIIEAMKVMNEIKAAKAGRVLKISGVNGKHVKKGDVLFILGE is encoded by the coding sequence GTGGGTTCTTTTTTAACCCAGCTTGAGCTTCTTTATCGCCGCATGATCGAAGCGGGGGTATCCAAGCTTGAGCTTGAGATCGGCCCCCAAGAAAAACTTCGCTTGACGCGCAAAGGCGCTCAAGCGCCTTCCGCGAGTCCGGCGCAGGCCGCTTCAGCGTTCTCTGCCGCGCCGGCTTCGGAGATCCCGGGCATGAAAATCACCGCGCCTTTATCAGGCGTTTTTTACCGGGCGCCTTCGCCATCATCCCCGATGTTCGTTGAAGAAGGGTCCGGGGTGCGCCCCGGGGACGTCCTTTGCATCATCGAGGCGATGAAGGTGATGAATGAGATTAAAGCCGCAAAAGCCGGCCGGGTGCTCAAAATCTCCGGCGTCAACGGCAAGCACGTTAAAAAAGGCGATGTTCTATTCATTCTAGGAGAGTAG
- a CDS encoding DNA translocase FtsK 4TM domain-containing protein produces the protein MPKPPKRRRKTWRFIFSFFTLASAGVSAGALYWTQGLGPFGRWLADGMLGLLGWPAYCWPPFFFWIGLRAWRGRTSTGSDLAFTVEHLGVPLAGGFLGELTWGLLIAGQQDIAGHLALSLAGGLISRIGFLGAWGMTVLAWAAWLWFIFEIPWVSLLKKGMQALYADWKSWRKELLERRRLAASLEPKLKTVNGGETAVIKVRVPEADEPKGQETPVAAVAISAPAPLRKTAKEKPAVVAAPAPAVGVAGDLSWTRPPLELLAASEHRSGSWAKEDELVRRGQDLVSALGNFEVAVELDGIVPGPVVTRYDVIPKPGVKVGEIVNLTSDIALALKVGGVRILGPIAGRGAIGIEVPNPRPTLVRLREVLEDPAMNASGRLPFALGRSASGEPVTADLTDMPHLLIAGATNSGKSVLIHTLVVSFLYRLTPDELKLVLIDPKRLELPFYDRIPHLFNPRVTAAEVKVITDSKEAAKTLAAMVDLMEARYERLAQKSARNIDAYNRMAKSDGFAPEPYVAVIIDELADLMLVAGKEVENSIQRLAQMARAVGIHLVLATQRPSVDVITGVIKANLPARIALQVVSKIDSRVILDTQGAENLLGAGDMLYLASGAQRPVRIQGAYVSDAEINRVVERWAKQGPPNYPEPAALMGLPAKEGQEGPASREDAENLSRALKLVLERRRVSQDLLKAHFGSSARATDILSRLEIGGFIMKPEGTNRWEIRYDRIEDYLANNKVDS, from the coding sequence ATGCCCAAGCCCCCAAAGCGTCGACGGAAAACCTGGCGGTTTATTTTTTCTTTTTTCACGCTGGCCTCGGCCGGCGTTTCGGCCGGCGCGCTGTATTGGACGCAGGGGCTGGGACCCTTCGGCCGTTGGCTGGCCGACGGTATGCTTGGTTTATTGGGATGGCCCGCTTATTGTTGGCCGCCTTTTTTCTTTTGGATCGGCCTCAGGGCTTGGAGGGGCAGGACTTCGACCGGCAGCGATTTGGCTTTTACCGTGGAACATCTGGGCGTGCCTTTGGCCGGGGGTTTTTTGGGCGAGCTCACCTGGGGGCTGTTGATCGCGGGGCAGCAGGATATCGCCGGGCATTTGGCTTTGAGCTTAGCCGGCGGGCTCATCAGCCGCATCGGTTTTTTAGGAGCCTGGGGCATGACCGTTTTGGCTTGGGCCGCCTGGCTTTGGTTTATTTTTGAAATCCCATGGGTGTCGCTGTTGAAAAAAGGGATGCAGGCGCTTTACGCGGATTGGAAGTCCTGGAGAAAAGAACTGCTCGAGCGCCGGCGTTTGGCCGCGAGCCTTGAACCTAAATTAAAAACAGTCAACGGCGGCGAAACCGCGGTGATAAAAGTCCGGGTTCCGGAAGCGGATGAACCCAAGGGTCAGGAAACGCCGGTAGCGGCCGTCGCGATCAGCGCGCCCGCGCCCTTGCGCAAAACGGCCAAGGAAAAGCCGGCCGTCGTTGCTGCGCCCGCGCCTGCCGTCGGCGTTGCCGGCGATTTATCATGGACCCGTCCGCCGCTTGAATTATTGGCCGCCTCGGAACATCGGTCAGGCTCCTGGGCCAAAGAGGACGAATTGGTGCGCCGGGGACAGGATTTGGTTTCGGCCTTGGGCAATTTCGAGGTGGCCGTTGAGTTGGACGGCATTGTCCCCGGCCCGGTGGTCACCCGTTACGACGTCATCCCCAAGCCGGGCGTCAAGGTCGGGGAAATCGTCAACTTGACCTCGGATATCGCTTTGGCTCTTAAAGTGGGCGGGGTGCGCATCCTGGGACCCATCGCCGGCCGCGGGGCCATCGGCATCGAGGTGCCCAACCCGCGCCCGACATTGGTGCGCCTGCGCGAAGTCCTGGAGGATCCCGCCATGAACGCGTCCGGGAGGCTGCCGTTCGCACTGGGACGTTCTGCCTCAGGCGAACCCGTGACCGCGGACTTGACGGACATGCCTCATTTGCTGATCGCCGGAGCCACTAACTCGGGCAAAAGCGTTTTAATTCATACCCTCGTCGTTTCATTTTTATACAGGCTCACGCCCGATGAATTGAAGTTGGTGCTCATCGATCCCAAGCGTCTGGAGTTGCCGTTTTATGACCGCATCCCCCATCTATTCAATCCGCGGGTGACGGCGGCCGAAGTCAAAGTGATCACCGATTCCAAAGAGGCCGCCAAAACTTTGGCCGCGATGGTGGATTTGATGGAGGCGCGCTATGAGCGCCTGGCTCAAAAAAGCGCCAGGAATATCGACGCCTACAACCGGATGGCTAAATCCGACGGATTTGCGCCGGAGCCTTATGTGGCGGTGATTATCGACGAATTGGCGGATTTAATGCTAGTGGCCGGTAAAGAGGTGGAAAATTCGATTCAGCGTCTGGCGCAAATGGCCAGAGCCGTGGGCATTCATCTGGTCTTGGCGACTCAGCGGCCCAGCGTGGACGTCATCACCGGCGTGATCAAGGCGAATCTCCCCGCGCGCATCGCGCTTCAGGTGGTTTCGAAAATCGACTCCCGCGTCATTTTAGACACCCAGGGCGCGGAGAATCTTCTGGGCGCCGGGGATATGCTGTATCTGGCGTCGGGCGCTCAACGGCCCGTGCGCATCCAAGGCGCTTACGTGTCGGACGCGGAGATCAACCGCGTGGTGGAGAGATGGGCCAAGCAAGGCCCTCCAAATTATCCCGAACCGGCCGCGCTTATGGGTCTGCCCGCCAAAGAGGGCCAGGAGGGTCCGGCCTCGAGGGAAGACGCCGAAAACCTTTCCCGCGCGCTTAAACTCGTTTTGGAGCGCCGCCGCGTGTCTCAAGATTTGCTCAAAGCCCATTTCGGTTCCTCCGCCCGTGCCACGGATATTTTGTCGCGCCTTGAAATCGGCGGCTTCATCATGAAGCCTGAGGGAACCAACCGCTGGGAAATTCGATATGATCGGATCGAGGATTATCTTGCCAACAACAAAGTCGACAGCTGA